One Bartonella tribocorum CIP 105476 genomic window carries:
- the typA gene encoding translational GTPase TypA, giving the protein MQLRNIAIIAHVDHGKTTLVDGLLKQSGNFRDNQRTSERMMDSNDIEKERGITILAKVTSVVWKDTRINIVDTPGHADFGGEVERILNMVDGAIVLVDAAEGPMPQTKFVVGKALKVGLRPIVAINKIDRPDARVDEVINEVFDLFAALDATDEQLDFPILYGSGRDGWMAETPEGPKDQGLGPLFDLVTRHVPSPRVAEGPFRMIGTILEADSFLGRIITGRIHSGSLKPNQNVKVLGQDGKLLETGRISKILAFRGLERQPIEEGNAGDIVAIAGLQKGTVADTFCDPAVNEPLTAQPIDPPTVTMSFLVNDSPLAGTEGDKVTSRVIRDRLLKEAEGNVALKIEESADKDSFYVSGRGELQLAVLIENMRREGFELSVSRPRVVMQKDENGITLEPIEEVVIDVDEEYSGTVVQKMSERKGEMVELRPSGGNRVRLVFYAPTRGLIGYQSELLTDTRGTAIMNRLFHAYEPYKGDIAGRVNGVMISNDNGESVAYALFNLEDRGPMIIDAGVKVYQGMIIGIHSRDNDLEVNVLKGKKLTNMRASGKDEAVKLTPPIKMTLERALSWIQDDELVEVTPKNIRLRKLYLDPNERKRFEKTRASISS; this is encoded by the coding sequence ATGCAATTGCGTAACATTGCCATCATTGCCCACGTTGACCATGGGAAAACAACGCTTGTAGACGGACTTCTCAAGCAATCAGGAAACTTCCGTGATAATCAGCGTACAAGCGAACGTATGATGGATTCAAACGATATTGAAAAAGAACGTGGAATTACAATTCTAGCGAAAGTGACATCTGTTGTTTGGAAAGATACCCGAATTAATATCGTTGATACACCAGGACATGCCGATTTTGGTGGAGAAGTTGAACGTATTCTAAATATGGTTGATGGAGCCATCGTCCTTGTTGATGCTGCTGAAGGACCAATGCCACAAACAAAATTTGTCGTTGGTAAAGCATTAAAAGTGGGATTGCGCCCTATTGTTGCTATTAATAAAATTGACCGACCTGATGCACGCGTTGATGAAGTCATTAATGAGGTTTTTGACCTTTTTGCCGCTCTTGACGCAACCGACGAACAACTTGATTTTCCTATTCTTTACGGCTCGGGGCGCGATGGATGGATGGCTGAAACTCCAGAGGGACCAAAAGATCAGGGACTCGGTCCTTTATTTGATCTTGTAACGCGGCACGTTCCTTCTCCTCGTGTCGCAGAAGGACCATTCCGCATGATTGGGACTATTCTTGAAGCAGATTCGTTTTTGGGACGAATTATTACAGGTCGTATTCATTCCGGCTCTCTAAAACCCAATCAAAATGTCAAGGTTCTTGGGCAAGATGGAAAACTTTTAGAAACTGGACGTATTTCAAAAATTTTAGCATTTCGTGGTCTAGAACGGCAACCTATTGAAGAAGGCAATGCTGGTGATATTGTTGCGATTGCAGGTCTACAAAAAGGTACCGTTGCGGATACTTTCTGTGATCCAGCTGTTAATGAACCCTTGACTGCCCAACCCATTGATCCGCCTACTGTTACGATGAGTTTTCTCGTCAACGATAGTCCCCTTGCAGGAACGGAAGGAGATAAAGTAACAAGCCGTGTCATTCGTGACCGTTTGTTAAAAGAAGCAGAAGGCAACGTCGCCCTTAAAATTGAAGAATCAGCCGATAAAGATTCTTTCTATGTTTCAGGACGAGGAGAATTACAGCTTGCGGTTCTCATTGAAAATATGCGCCGTGAAGGATTTGAGCTTAGTGTTTCACGTCCACGTGTTGTGATGCAAAAAGATGAAAATGGAATAACTCTTGAGCCAATAGAAGAAGTTGTTATCGATGTTGATGAAGAATATTCCGGTACTGTTGTGCAAAAGATGTCTGAACGTAAAGGTGAAATGGTGGAATTGCGTCCTTCTGGAGGGAATCGTGTCCGCCTTGTTTTTTACGCGCCCACCCGAGGACTCATTGGTTATCAATCTGAACTTTTAACGGACACCCGTGGTACAGCCATTATGAATCGCCTTTTCCATGCTTATGAACCTTATAAAGGAGACATTGCGGGTCGTGTTAATGGTGTTATGATTTCAAATGACAACGGTGAATCTGTCGCTTATGCTCTGTTTAATCTTGAAGATCGCGGACCTATGATCATTGATGCAGGTGTTAAAGTCTATCAAGGTATGATTATTGGCATTCATTCACGGGATAACGACTTAGAAGTCAATGTTTTAAAAGGAAAAAAACTCACCAATATGCGCGCTTCTGGAAAAGATGAAGCCGTAAAGTTAACGCCTCCCATTAAAATGACACTAGAACGTGCCCTATCGTGGATACAAGATGATGAACTTGTGGAGGTCACCCCTAAAAATATTCGTCTCCGCAAACTTTATCTTGATCCCAATGAACGTAAGCGTTTTGAAAAAACACGTGCATCAATTTCAAGCTAA